The sequence below is a genomic window from Rhizobium gallicum bv. gallicum R602sp.
GATCGCCGCCATCTCCGGAGAAATGTCCGTAGCATCGACCGCACCGCCAGGAAAGGATATCTGGCCGGAATGCTTGCGCAGGTTTGCCGTGCGCTTGGTGAAGATGACCCGCGCCTCGTCGCCGTCGTCGACCACCGGCACCAGCACAGCGGCGTCGCGTAGGCGAAAGCCCTCGACCATCGCGACGATATCCGGATTGAGGATGTGGTCACCGTGATCCCGCCAGGAATGATCGACCGGCCCGCCGTTTTGATTGAGCGCCCGGCGGCGGAATTCGGCCGCGGAATAGAGTGGGTAGGCTTGGGTCGGGGCATTGCTCATCGGGACAGCATATCCAGTTCATCGGCGGCCATGACAGGGAAAACGCAGCCGGCCGAGCGGACGCAGAACATTTCCCTGCCCTCGATATCCGCAATCTCGCCGAGATCGGCCAGTTCATACATCACGGCCCGCGATACCAGAGCCTCGAGACGTCCGCGCACATGCAGATAGGGTTTCAACTCGCTGTTTTCTCCATGAATCACGAAGCGCAGCGGATACTCCTTGCCGGCCTCGACGACATCGCCGGTATTGGTGCGGAATGTCAGCACCTGCTGACCATTGCGGTCCGTCACGCTCATCTCGACGGCGACGAACGGAGCGTCAGCGACCCTGATCCCGATCTTTTCCACAGGGGTGACGAGATAGGTCTTTCCGTCCTCGTCCTTGCGCAGGACGGTGGAAAACAGGCGAACCAGGGGCGCACGGCCGATCGGCGTTCCCAAGTAGAACCATGTGCCGTCGGCGCGGATTTCCATGTCGATATCGCCGCAGAAGGGCGGATTCCATTTTTCGACCGGCGGAAGTCCGCGCGTCTTGTCGCCGGTTTCGCCTGCAGCGCGCGAAATCAGCGCGGCAAGCCCTGCGGCATCTTCACTCGCCCTGATCTCTTGCGCTGCCATTCTTCTGTCCCGGTTTGCTCTTAACGATAGAATAGTCACGAGATAGTCATTTGGAACGAACTTGTCAGCCCGCAACATATCCATAACTCTATAGGGTACGAGCCAGAGGCGTAAGTCCGCCGATTCGCGACGAATGATTCAGCCGTTGGAGATACTTGATGGGTATGATGAAGACCGAAGATAGCCTCGGGGAGAAGGAAATCATCGCTGCCGCAGAAAAGGCGCTCGCCGATATCGCACTTGTGCGCGAAGAAGTCTCGAAGGTGATCTTTGGCCAGGAAAGCGTCGTCGAAAACACCCTGCTCGCTGTTCTTTCAGGCGGCCATGCACTTCTGGTCGGCGTGCCCGGCCTTGCAAAGACCAAGCTGGTGACCACGCTCGGCGAAGTGCTCGGCCTCGGCGCGAACCGCATCCAGTTCACGCCGGACCTGATGCCGTCGGACATCCTCGGTTCCGAAGTGATGGACCAGGACGAGAACGGGCGCCGCTCCTTCCGCTTCGTCAAGGGCCCGGTGTTCGCCCAACTGCTGATGGCGGATGAGATCAACCGCGCCTCACCGCGCACGCAGTCGGCGCTGCTGCAATCGATGCAGGAATATCACGTCACGATCGCCGGCCAGCGCTACGACCTGCCGACGCCGTTCCACGTTCTCGCCACCCAGAACCCGCTGGAGCAGGAAGGCACCTACCCGCTGCCGGAAGCTCAGCTCGACCGCTTCCTGCTGCAGGTGGACGTGCACTATCCCGAGCTTGCCGCCGAACGCCAGATCCTGCTCGAAACGACCGGCATCAGCGAAACGAAGCCGCAAGCCGTCCTCGATGCCGGGCGGCTGATGGAAATCCAGAAGCTCATCCGTCAGATGCCGGTGAGCGACAAGGTCGTCGATGCGATCCTCGATCTTGTCCGCTCCGCCCGCCCCGGCCAGGGCAACGCTGCGACCGACAAGAATGTGGCCTGGGGCCCGGGTCCGCGCGCCGGCCAGGCGATGATGCTCTGCGCCCGCGCCCGTGCGCTCTATGAAGGCCGTCTGGCGCCGTCGCTCGACGATATCCATGCACTTGCCGAACCCGTTCTCGAACACCGCATGGCGCTTACCTTCGCTGCACGTGCCGAGGGCATGTCGGTCCGCGATGTCATCGCCGGCCTCGTCAAGCAAGCCAAAGGATAAGGAAGCCGGACGCGTGGCATCTATCGGACAGATCGTCAATCCGACCCCTGGCAGCGATGCCCTCGCCCGCGCAAGACAGCGGGCCTCTCTGGTGCCGGACTGCCTGGTCGAAGCAAAGCGCATCGCCAATACCGTGATTGCCGGCTGGCATGGCCGCCGCAAGCGCGGTATCGGCGAAAATTTCTGGCAGTTCCGCCCCTATACCGAGGGGGAAAGCCTATCGCGCATCGACTGGCGTCGCTCCGCCCGCGACGACCATACCTATGTTCGCGAGCGCGAATGGGAAGCCGCCCACACCATCTGGCTGTGGGCCGACATGTCGCCCTCGATGATGTACAAGTCGACCTTCGGCAGTGTCTCGAAGGAAAGCCGCGCGCTCGTCATCATGCTGGCGCTCGCTGAAATCCTTGCGCGCTCCGGCGAACGCATTGGTTGTCCGGGCGTCATGGAACCGGTCGCCGCCCGCAATGCCGCCGAGCGGCTTGCAACCGCGCTCATGCATGCGCCGCTACCGGGCGGGCTGCCGGACGTCGCCATGATCCGCGGCTGGAGCGATCTCGTGCTCATCGGCGATTTCCTGGACGATGCGCCGGCGATCATGGCCCGCCTCACACCGCTTGCCCGTCGCGGCCTTCGCGGCCACGTGGTCGAAATCGCCGATCCCGCCGAAGAGCTTTTCCCCTATACCGGCCGTACTGAATTCACCGATCCGGAAACCGGCTCGAAACTCGTGTCCGGCCGCGCGGAAAACATCCGCGAAGCCTATAGCAGCGCCTATCTGGCCCGCCGCGACGATCTCGGCCAATCGCTTCGACATCTCGGCTGGACGTTCGTCACCCATCGCACCGATCACCTGGCATCCGAAGCACTGGTTGCGGTGCATATGTATCTGTCCGGGATGCCGGCCAAGGCGACACATGGGGGGCTGTTATGAGCGCCCTTCCCTTTGCTTTCGCCTATCCTGCAATCCTCGGCGCGCTTGTCGCCCTGCCGGTCATCTGGTGGCTGCTGCGGCTTACGCCGCCGCGCCCGAAATCCGAAGTCTTCCCGCCGCTGAAGATACTGGCCGCCGTACTGAAGCGCGAGGAAACGCCCGCTCAAAGCCCCTGGTGGCTGACGCTGCTTCGAATGCTGCTCGCCGCTGCCGTGATCCTTGCGATCGCCGATCCGGTTTTCAATCCGCGCACCAATTCCCTCGCCGCAGGCGGTCCGCTCGTTCTTTTCGTCGACAATGGCTGGGCAACGGCGCCGGATTGGCAACGGCGCGTGCAAACCGCCGAAGCGCTGATCGACGACGCCGAATCCGCCGGCGCCCCCGTCGCGGTCGCCTTTACCGCCGATCCCACCAACAATGCTGTGCCGGGCACCACAACGGCGGCCCGCGACATGCTGCGCGCTGCAGAACCGCAGCCGCTCGTTCCGGATCGCGAACGCGCCTTCGAGGCATTGCGCGCCGCCCTCAACGGCACGAAACCAGGGACGCTCGCCTTCCTTTCCGACGGCGCTGCCGCCAAGGAAAACGATGCGACCATCCGCCAGCTCGCCGATCTGAAGCCTGCCGAGCTCCGTCTCATCGAAGGCGATACCGCACGGACGATCGCGATCAGCGGTGCCACGAACGCCGCCGACGCCATGAGCGTGACCGCGACTCGCCTGGACAGCGCGGGCGCCGCCTCGCTGCCGCTGACGGCGCAGGATGCGCAGGGCCGTGCGATTGCCGCAGGCACGGTTGATTTCCAGCCCGGGCAGTCGGTCGCCTCCGGCTCGATCCCCGCCCCCTTCGAGATGCGCAACGATTTCGCCCGCGTCAGCATCGACAATCTCGCAACGGCAGG
It includes:
- a CDS encoding DUF1285 domain-containing protein, which produces MAAQEIRASEDAAGLAALISRAAGETGDKTRGLPPVEKWNPPFCGDIDMEIRADGTWFYLGTPIGRAPLVRLFSTVLRKDEDGKTYLVTPVEKIGIRVADAPFVAVEMSVTDRNGQQVLTFRTNTGDVVEAGKEYPLRFVIHGENSELKPYLHVRGRLEALVSRAVMYELADLGEIADIEGREMFCVRSAGCVFPVMAADELDMLSR
- a CDS encoding AAA family ATPase, whose protein sequence is MGMMKTEDSLGEKEIIAAAEKALADIALVREEVSKVIFGQESVVENTLLAVLSGGHALLVGVPGLAKTKLVTTLGEVLGLGANRIQFTPDLMPSDILGSEVMDQDENGRRSFRFVKGPVFAQLLMADEINRASPRTQSALLQSMQEYHVTIAGQRYDLPTPFHVLATQNPLEQEGTYPLPEAQLDRFLLQVDVHYPELAAERQILLETTGISETKPQAVLDAGRLMEIQKLIRQMPVSDKVVDAILDLVRSARPGQGNAATDKNVAWGPGPRAGQAMMLCARARALYEGRLAPSLDDIHALAEPVLEHRMALTFAARAEGMSVRDVIAGLVKQAKG
- a CDS encoding DUF58 domain-containing protein, which gives rise to MASIGQIVNPTPGSDALARARQRASLVPDCLVEAKRIANTVIAGWHGRRKRGIGENFWQFRPYTEGESLSRIDWRRSARDDHTYVREREWEAAHTIWLWADMSPSMMYKSTFGSVSKESRALVIMLALAEILARSGERIGCPGVMEPVAARNAAERLATALMHAPLPGGLPDVAMIRGWSDLVLIGDFLDDAPAIMARLTPLARRGLRGHVVEIADPAEELFPYTGRTEFTDPETGSKLVSGRAENIREAYSSAYLARRDDLGQSLRHLGWTFVTHRTDHLASEALVAVHMYLSGMPAKATHGGLL